The genomic DNA GTCTCGTCATTTGTTAAGATTGCCAGCATCCTGAGCCTCGTCCGTAATGCGCTCGGAGTTCAGCAGGTTCCGCCGAATCTCGTTCTTAACGGTCTCGCGATTCTTCTGACGATCTATATCATGTATCCGGTGATGCAGGAGACATTCGATGTGTCGCGTAATATCGATTTCGATATGAATAATATTGCATCGCTGGAGCCGCAGATATCCGAAGCCTGTGGACCGTTAAAAAAATTCTTAGAGCGGCATACAAAATCACGGGGCCGGGCATTCTTTTTAAAAACAGCACAAAAGATCTGGCCCGAGGAGATGAAAAAAGACCTAAAGGAGGGGCACCTTCTCGTACTCATTCCGGCATTCGTTGTCTCAGAATTAACCGACGCATTTCAGATCGGGTTTCTCCTCTACCTACCGTTTATCGCCATCGATATGATCGTTTCGAATATTTTGTTGGCGATGGGTATGATGATGGTCTCGCCGATGACGATTTCGCTGCCGTTTAAGATGATGCTTTTTGTCCTGATTGATGGCTGGACGAAGATTGTGGAAGGGATTGTGAAGACCTACTAGCCGGGATGCGGACGGTGTGATCACAAGGAGCTTTTTCGTCTCGCCGTACTGGTGCTCAAACAGAGAATAAAGATCGAAAACTTTCGCATCCCTCGGAACACGGCAATCACCGCCGGTGAGATAAAGAATTTGGCCATGGCACCGAAGTAATGGAGCCGCAAGCGTACGAAACGCCTCAACCGACGTAACCGCGCGCCCGGTAATGTAGTCGTAACGCTCCCGGAGGTGTTCCGCGCGATCGCAAATACAGGTCACGTTATTTAGCCCGAGTTGTTGGGCGAATTCCTCGACGGCCCGGATTTTCTTCCCAACGGAGTCAACTAATGTAAACCGTACCTCTGGAAGTACGATTGCAAGCGGGATTGCCGGGAAACCGCCTCCAGAACCGATGTCTAATACAGAAGACTTTGAGGGAATTGTCACCAATCGAGCAATCGCGAGGCTTGGCAGGAAGTGGTGCTCGACGATTTTTTCAGTATCTTTCCGCGAAATGAGGTTCAGCGATTGGTTTTTTTCGAGCAGTAGGCGACAAAAATGATGAAGCTGTTGACGTACAGGTTTGGAAAACTCAGGGAAAAATTGTACGATCGGCTGAAAGGAGATTTGCACTTGCCGGATGTGAATATTCGTCCAGCCTGTGACAAGGTTTTTATGGCGACGATCCACCTACTCCCGGAGTTGATTGTGAACCAAATTGCCGCGGGTGAGGTTATCGAGCGCCCAGCGTCGATCGTCAAGGAGCTGGTCGAAAATAGCCTGGATGCTGGGGCGACGCGGATCGTGATTCGCTTTGAAAAGGGTGGTGAGCTGCTCGTTTCGGTCGAAGATAATGGCATTGGGATGAGTCCCGAAGATGCAGAGTGTTGCTTCCAACGCAATGCAACGAGTAAGCTATCGTTGATCCAAGATCTTGAATCCCTTGCGACCTTCGGGTTTCGCGGTGAGGCAATGGCGTCTATCGCAAGCGTAGGACGGGTACGGATGCAGACGAATGATGGACATCAGGGCACCGAAATTCGTTACGATTCCGGCCAAAAGATTTCTGTTAAGCCCTGTAGTTGCCCTCGCGGCACGACGATCGAAGTCCGTAATCTCTTTGAAAAGATCCCGGCGCGAAAACGCTTCTTGAAATCCGAAGCCACAGAGGCGATGCGCATCATTAAACTCGTCCGGGCATTTGTACTGGCAGAGCCCGAGGTCGTTTTCGAGCTCTATCGCAACGGGAAACTCGTATTGCGCTCCCCGGAATCTCGTGATCTAAAGGAACGCATTGAGGCCGTAATGGGCCACTTCGATCCCTACACGCCTTTGGAGCGACAAAGCGACCAGATGTGCCTTGCGGGATTATTGTTTGAACCGTCACTCGAGAGTACGGTTAACGCCCCCGAATTTTTTATTTTCGTTAATAAGCGACAAGTGATGAACCCCGGAATTGTCCGAACGGTACGCGAGGCGTACGCGATGACACGCGCCCGGGCCACCAATCTCGGCGCCGTTCTCTTTCTCGAATTTCCCGAAAAATTTGTCGATTATAATGTCCATCCGCAGAAAAAAGAGGTGCGCTTCAAAAATGAGTTTCTCGTCAAAAAATTGATTGAAACAGCGGTTAGTGAGGCTGTATCCGCGAATGTTGACCGTTGGAGAACAGATTTTGCACCAAGGCCCCAGAAGTTCTACATCTCCGAAGCACCACAACGAGTGTTCCTCTCTTTCAGAAAGCCGGAAACCATTGCAGCGACCCTTCAAATCGGGGAAGCAGTAGCGGGTATCGAATGTGCCCCATGGGATAGTACGCCCGAGAAAGTTTCTGGAGAAGTAACGTTAGGTAATGAAGATAGGGCAGCGTCACGAGGTAGTGCTACTCAAGTGTTCGAATTAACGTGTGAGCAAG from Verrucomicrobiota bacterium includes the following:
- the mutL gene encoding DNA mismatch repair endonuclease MutL — encoded protein: MATIHLLPELIVNQIAAGEVIERPASIVKELVENSLDAGATRIVIRFEKGGELLVSVEDNGIGMSPEDAECCFQRNATSKLSLIQDLESLATFGFRGEAMASIASVGRVRMQTNDGHQGTEIRYDSGQKISVKPCSCPRGTTIEVRNLFEKIPARKRFLKSEATEAMRIIKLVRAFVLAEPEVVFELYRNGKLVLRSPESRDLKERIEAVMGHFDPYTPLERQSDQMCLAGLLFEPSLESTVNAPEFFIFVNKRQVMNPGIVRTVREAYAMTRARATNLGAVLFLEFPEKFVDYNVHPQKKEVRFKNEFLVKKLIETAVSEAVSANVDRWRTDFAPRPQKFYISEAPQRVFLSFRKPETIAATLQIGEAVAGIECAPWDSTPEKVSGEVTLGNEDRAASRGSATQVFELTCEQGLTGLSTQPDITAMWRFIGTFNEHRFAIFESNSGLIFVDLAAAQRCILFDRLIHHSEGTTSQLLLMPKTVLVDPERSEIIATLLPVLASLGIEIEPFGQNIYKITALPRGVSEAMIVYWLQEGALEQQLTPEILVRQICAYLSVSPCTDEEIPALVRELLRCSQFLIAPNGSSVLFEIDRCAIAKKFGLQSRDKAYCSKA
- the sctR gene encoding type III secretion system export apparatus subunit SctR — its product is MNGVTLDPTTIIILLVSLTMAPFALLMVSSFVKIASILSLVRNALGVQQVPPNLVLNGLAILLTIYIMYPVMQETFDVSRNIDFDMNNIASLEPQISEACGPLKKFLERHTKSRGRAFFLKTAQKIWPEEMKKDLKEGHLLVLIPAFVVSELTDAFQIGFLLYLPFIAIDMIVSNILLAMGMMMVSPMTISLPFKMMLFVLIDGWTKIVEGIVKTY